One window from the genome of Anopheles merus strain MAF chromosome 3R, AmerM5.1, whole genome shotgun sequence encodes:
- the LOC121597232 gene encoding uncharacterized protein LOC121597232 — translation MRTKPFLLILTCVLMTTFLLILFGSAGQQNDSLKNIVSQTHQQFRNFKKNLRESNGDPRPEVDPKYLAQLGFTQPLYNASARANFTIVTYALPGDIASALLYVQHVAMKLPAQPLLVYDLGLAESDLHILQGSCNSTAATHCTVITYDMSRLPAHVADRSMHAFRPIIIHDALARSKLILFTENSVRLRGSSNVVRDLEDVRLRAENSTSGVLGCATKQPVTSRTHPKMFEYFEIAVDNFYFLPMTSLEFVFFRNSATVNEKVLLPWVRCALTLECLHPIGAQTGGCKYNKKPLYRYSGCHEYDTCAFNIILGMTFGYDESNYSNLDLANLYYLETLEQATKILENRRKNISDTSEHPFTEE, via the exons ATGAGAACGAAACCATTCCTGCTGATACTGACGTGCGTGCTTATGACCACCTTTCTACTGATCCTGTTTGGTTCCGCCGGTCAGCAGAATGATTCGCTCAAGAACATTGTCTCCCAGACGCATCAGCAGTTTCGCAACTTCAAG AAAAATCTCCGTGAATCCAATGGCGACCCGCGGCCCGAGGTCGACCCGAAGTATCTCGCCCAGCTCGGCTTCACCCAACCGCTGTACAATGCGAGCGCGAGGGCCAACTTTACCATCGTCACGTACGCACTGCCGGGGGACATTGCGTCCGCCCTGCTGTACGTCCAGCACGTGGCTATGAAGCTGCCCGCCCAGCCGCTGCTGGTGTACGATCTCGGGCTGGCCGAGTCGGACCTGCACATCCTGCAGGGATCGTGCAACAGTACCGCGGCCACGCACTGCACTGTGATAACGTACGATATGAGCCGGCTGCCGGCGCACGTGGCCGACCGGAGCATGCACGCGTTTCGGCCGATCATCATCCACGACGCGCTGGCCCGGTCGAAGCTGATCCTGTTCACCGAGAACAGTGTGCGGCTGCGGGGTAGCAGCAATGTGGTGCGCGACCTGGAGGATGTGCGATTGCGGGCGGAAAACAGTACCTCCGGGGTGCTGGGGTGTGCGACGAAGCAGCCAGTAACGAGCCGGACGCATCCGAAGATGTTCGAGTACTTCGAGATTGCGGTGGACAACTTTTACTTCCTGCCGATGACGTCGCTCGAGTTTGTGTTCTTCCGCAACAGTGCGACGGTGAACGAGAAGGTGCTGCTGCCCTGGGTGCGCTGCGCGTTGACGCTGGAGTGCTTGCATCCGATTG GAGCACAAACCGGTGGCTGCAAGTACAACAAGAAGCCGCTGTACCGGTACTCCGGCTGCCACGAGTACGACACGTGCGCGTTCAACATCATCCTCGGCATGACGTTCGGGTACGACGAGAGCAACTACTCCAACCTGGACCTCGCCAACCTGTACTATCTGGAAACGCTCGAGCAGGCGACCAAGATATTGGAAAATCGGCGCAAAAACATCAGCGACACCTCGGAGCATCCGTTCACGGAGGAGTAA